A genomic segment from Actinomadura hallensis encodes:
- a CDS encoding alkene reductase: MRTLFEPLSEGKLELPNRLVMAPMTRSRAVEGGLVTELTAEYYRQRAGAGLIITEGTQPSVRGQGYISTPGLHSAEQVKAWRTVTDAVHAEGGRIFAQLMHAGRVGHPVLYPDGGLPLGPSPIASGEQLFTPDGMLDHPAPREMTPDDIAQAVEEFAAAASNAIDAGFDGVELHGANGYLIQQFLADGSNRRTDAYGGTAENRVRFAAEVVAAVSGAIGADRVGLRVSPGGNANGVSESDTPELYSALIAAIAPHGLAYLHVMEVGDRGMTERIRAEWPGVLILNPHPTPESFPSKPEYGAEALRAGVADAVAFGELWLANPDLPARIKAGGPYNQADPATFYGGDHQGYTDYPALD; encoded by the coding sequence ATGCGAACGTTGTTCGAGCCGCTGTCCGAGGGGAAGCTGGAGCTCCCGAACCGACTGGTGATGGCGCCGATGACCCGGAGCCGGGCCGTGGAGGGCGGGCTGGTGACCGAGCTGACGGCCGAGTACTACCGGCAGCGCGCCGGCGCCGGGCTGATCATCACCGAGGGCACGCAGCCGAGCGTCCGCGGCCAGGGGTACATCTCCACACCGGGCCTCCACTCCGCCGAGCAGGTGAAGGCGTGGCGGACGGTGACCGACGCGGTGCACGCCGAGGGCGGACGGATCTTCGCTCAGCTGATGCACGCGGGCCGTGTGGGCCACCCCGTCCTGTACCCGGACGGGGGACTGCCGCTCGGGCCGTCCCCCATCGCGTCCGGTGAGCAGCTGTTCACCCCGGACGGCATGCTCGACCACCCCGCGCCCCGCGAGATGACGCCGGACGACATCGCGCAGGCCGTCGAGGAGTTCGCCGCCGCGGCCTCCAACGCGATCGACGCCGGGTTCGACGGGGTGGAGTTGCACGGGGCGAACGGCTACCTGATCCAGCAGTTCCTCGCCGACGGCAGCAACAGGCGGACCGACGCGTACGGCGGGACGGCCGAGAACCGCGTCAGGTTCGCCGCCGAGGTCGTGGCGGCGGTGTCCGGCGCGATCGGCGCCGACCGCGTGGGGCTGCGCGTGTCGCCGGGCGGTAACGCGAACGGCGTCAGCGAGAGCGACACTCCCGAGCTCTACTCGGCGCTCATCGCGGCCATCGCGCCTCACGGGCTCGCGTACCTGCACGTCATGGAGGTGGGCGACCGCGGCATGACCGAGCGGATCCGCGCCGAATGGCCGGGCGTGCTGATCCTCAACCCGCACCCGACGCCGGAGTCGTTCCCGTCGAAGCCGGAGTACGGCGCCGAGGCACTCCGGGCCGGTGTGGCCGACGCGGTCGCGTTCGGCGAGCTGTGGCTGGCCAACCCCGACCTGCCCGCCCGCATCAAGGCCGGCGGCCCCTACAACCAGGCGGACCCGGCGACGTTCTACGGCGGCGACCACCAGGGCTACACCGACTACCCGGCCCTCGACTGA
- a CDS encoding C40 family peptidase translates to MTTGGLAVTITGTSLLAAGPAAAAQPREATLAAAPAAKPVAAVQTLTVVKTSSKKQSRAAEQKKRAAKAVKYASKQIGDPYRYGGTGPGSWDCSGLAGGAWRKAGVKLPRTSQQIYRSVKKKVSWKGAVKGDLLFFYSGRTHVGVYAGHGYMIHAPSSGKKVKKIKLNSYYKRNFSGGVRPGL, encoded by the coding sequence ATGACCACCGGCGGCCTGGCCGTCACGATCACGGGGACCTCCCTCCTCGCCGCGGGCCCCGCGGCGGCGGCGCAGCCCCGGGAGGCCACGCTCGCCGCCGCCCCGGCCGCGAAGCCCGTCGCGGCCGTCCAGACCCTGACGGTCGTCAAGACCTCCTCGAAGAAGCAGTCCCGCGCCGCCGAGCAGAAGAAGCGCGCGGCGAAGGCCGTGAAGTACGCCTCGAAGCAGATCGGCGACCCCTACCGCTACGGCGGGACGGGTCCGGGCTCATGGGACTGCTCCGGCCTGGCGGGAGGCGCCTGGCGCAAGGCCGGGGTGAAGCTCCCCCGCACCAGCCAGCAGATCTACCGCTCGGTCAAGAAGAAGGTCTCCTGGAAGGGGGCCGTCAAGGGCGACCTCCTGTTCTTCTACAGCGGGCGAACGCACGTGGGCGTCTACGCCGGTCACGGCTACATGATCCACGCGCCCAGCTCCGGCAAGAAGGTCAAGAAGATCAAGCTGAACTCCTACTACAAGCGGAACTTCAGCGGCGGCGTCCGCCCCGGTCTCTGA
- a CDS encoding family 1 glycosylhydrolase — protein sequence MFGRPGGVRPAPLTPARAVRARIATALAVSVVLVLTAASPAFADRKPVTAKFPPGFLWGVSTSGFQSEGSFPDSNWTRYAERGAYGVEHPYGDSVDFRNRYPGDLRLAKGLGVNVFRTSIEWARVEPRRGQRDPEALAYYDDLIRQIKANGMRPMLTLDHWVYPGWVADQGAWDNPQTQKDWLRNAEFIVNRYKGQGVLWITFNEASAYIYKELTTRPMNLGQMLKMRDALIKTHRAAYDMIHRIDTGAMVSSNVAYGSVINGIFDAALFNDVTDKLDFIGIDYYYGANLENLTAVHALTGEFWKIDPEPEGLYYVLKNYQRRLPHLPVYIVEHGMPTDDGKPRPDGYTRSDHLRDHIYWIQRAMAEGVKMMGYNYWSLTDNYEWGSYRARFGLYTVDVRTDPSLKRRPTDAVPTYRSIISNRGVPSGYVPVRRPGWCSIEDPIATCFGTTPTPPAEYAVPR from the coding sequence GTGTTCGGCAGGCCCGGCGGAGTACGTCCCGCCCCTCTCACTCCGGCCCGCGCCGTCCGGGCCCGCATCGCCACTGCCCTCGCCGTGTCGGTCGTGCTCGTGCTGACCGCCGCGTCGCCGGCGTTCGCCGACCGCAAGCCCGTGACCGCCAAGTTCCCGCCCGGCTTCCTCTGGGGCGTGTCCACGTCGGGCTTCCAGAGCGAAGGGTCCTTCCCTGACAGCAACTGGACGAGGTACGCGGAGCGCGGCGCGTACGGCGTGGAGCACCCGTACGGCGACTCCGTCGACTTCCGGAACCGCTACCCCGGCGACCTAAGGCTCGCCAAGGGGCTCGGCGTCAATGTCTTCCGGACGTCCATCGAGTGGGCGCGAGTCGAGCCGCGCCGAGGCCAACGCGACCCGGAGGCCCTCGCCTACTACGACGACCTCATCCGCCAGATCAAGGCGAACGGGATGAGGCCCATGCTCACCCTCGACCATTGGGTGTACCCGGGATGGGTGGCCGACCAGGGCGCCTGGGACAACCCGCAGACCCAGAAGGACTGGCTCCGCAACGCGGAGTTCATCGTCAACCGGTACAAGGGGCAGGGCGTCCTCTGGATCACGTTCAATGAGGCGAGCGCCTACATCTACAAGGAGCTCACCACCCGCCCGATGAACCTCGGGCAGATGCTCAAGATGCGGGACGCCCTCATCAAGACGCACCGCGCCGCCTACGACATGATCCACAGGATCGACACGGGCGCGATGGTGTCGAGCAACGTCGCGTACGGGTCGGTCATCAACGGCATCTTCGACGCGGCCCTGTTCAACGACGTCACCGACAAGCTCGACTTCATCGGCATCGACTACTACTACGGCGCGAACCTGGAGAACCTCACCGCCGTGCACGCCCTCACCGGGGAGTTCTGGAAGATCGACCCCGAGCCGGAGGGCCTGTACTACGTCCTCAAGAACTACCAGCGGAGGCTGCCGCACCTGCCGGTCTACATCGTCGAGCACGGCATGCCCACCGACGACGGCAAGCCCCGCCCCGACGGCTACACGCGCAGCGACCATCTCCGCGACCACATCTACTGGATCCAGCGCGCCATGGCCGAGGGCGTGAAGATGATGGGCTACAACTACTGGAGCCTCACGGACAACTACGAGTGGGGCAGCTACCGCGCGCGCTTCGGCCTGTACACGGTGGACGTCCGGACCGACCCGTCGCTGAAGCGCCGTCCCACCGACGCCGTCCCGACCTACCGCTCGATCATCTCGAACCGGGGCGTCCCGTCCGGGTACGTGCCGGTGCGCCGTCCGGGCTGGTGCTCCATCGAGGACCCCATCGCCACCTGCTTCGGCACGACCCCGACACCACCCGCCGAGTACGCCGTCCCGCGCTGA
- a CDS encoding nucleotidyltransferase codes for MAGPTSVEAAEGLMLSLKRAAAAMRDAGVEYALAGGFAAYAHGAAMSTHDVDFVVRERDVQAALDALCAVGMRHLESPENWLEKAYDGENLIDLMHTPSGCPVDGELLGRAQEMAVGAVFMPVLPATDLMIMRLLAFTETACDFSGFLHVSRALREQVDWGRVAAETAGSPYAYAFLTLLARLGVIEEGDVP; via the coding sequence GTGGCGGGGCCGACCTCGGTGGAGGCCGCGGAAGGGCTGATGCTGAGCCTGAAGCGGGCCGCCGCCGCGATGAGGGACGCCGGGGTCGAGTACGCGCTCGCCGGCGGGTTCGCCGCGTACGCGCACGGCGCGGCCATGTCCACGCACGACGTCGATTTCGTCGTGCGGGAGCGGGACGTCCAGGCGGCGTTGGACGCGCTGTGCGCCGTGGGCATGAGGCACCTGGAGAGCCCGGAGAACTGGCTGGAGAAGGCGTACGACGGCGAGAACCTCATCGACCTGATGCACACGCCGTCGGGGTGTCCCGTGGACGGGGAGCTGTTGGGGCGGGCGCAGGAGATGGCCGTGGGGGCGGTGTTCATGCCGGTCCTGCCCGCCACCGACCTGATGATCATGAGGCTGCTGGCGTTCACCGAGACGGCCTGCGACTTCAGCGGGTTCCTGCATGTGAGCCGGGCGCTGCGGGAGCAGGTGGACTGGGGGCGGGTCGCCGCCGAGACGGCCGGGTCCCCGTACGCGTACGCCTTCCTGACGCTGCTCGCCCGGCTCGGGGTGATCGAGGAGGGGGACGTGCCGTGA
- a CDS encoding BON domain-containing protein has translation MADLPGYVSARIQERLAGEAYELGIRVDVRGNTVHLRGEVVSEERRLDVEEAARAAAKGWEICNEVHVVAVGEPEGEETIS, from the coding sequence GTGGCCGATCTGCCGGGATACGTGTCCGCGCGGATCCAGGAGAGGCTCGCGGGAGAGGCGTACGAACTGGGCATCCGCGTCGACGTCCGCGGCAACACCGTGCACCTGCGGGGCGAGGTGGTGAGCGAGGAGCGGCGCCTGGACGTCGAGGAGGCCGCCCGCGCCGCCGCCAAGGGCTGGGAGATCTGCAACGAGGTGCACGTCGTCGCGGTGGGCGAGCCGGAGGGGGAGGAGACGATCTCATGA
- a CDS encoding metallophosphoesterase family protein: MIRVAAVGDLHVGPEVAGTYRGHLTGLADQADVFLVAGDLTRHGTVEEGRVAAGELRDLGVPVVAVLGNHDYHSDAEEEIADVLRDAGVTVLEGDGTVLDCGGTRLGVAGGKGFGGGFEGKCASDFGEPEMKAFIRHTRDFAARLNKALTDLDADVVISLTHYSPAEDTLAGEPPEIYPFLGSYLLGEAIDSAGADLAVHGHAHKGTEKGLTSGGVRVRNVALPVLQHAYAMYCLDERGIAARAREAVSVW, translated from the coding sequence ATGATCCGGGTGGCTGCGGTGGGTGACCTGCACGTCGGGCCGGAGGTGGCCGGGACGTACCGGGGGCACCTGACCGGGCTGGCGGACCAGGCGGACGTGTTCCTGGTCGCCGGGGACCTGACCAGGCACGGGACGGTCGAGGAGGGGCGGGTCGCGGCGGGGGAGCTGCGCGACCTCGGGGTGCCGGTGGTCGCCGTCCTCGGCAACCACGACTACCACTCCGACGCCGAGGAGGAGATCGCGGACGTGCTCCGCGACGCCGGAGTGACCGTCCTGGAGGGCGACGGGACGGTCCTGGACTGCGGCGGGACCCGGCTCGGCGTCGCGGGCGGCAAGGGGTTCGGCGGCGGGTTCGAGGGCAAGTGCGCCAGCGACTTCGGCGAGCCGGAGATGAAGGCGTTCATCCGGCACACCAGGGACTTCGCCGCGAGGCTGAACAAGGCGCTGACGGACCTGGACGCCGACGTCGTCATCAGCCTGACGCACTACTCCCCCGCTGAGGACACTCTGGCGGGGGAGCCGCCGGAGATCTATCCGTTCCTCGGCAGCTACCTGCTGGGGGAGGCGATCGACTCGGCCGGGGCGGACCTCGCCGTGCACGGTCACGCGCATAAGGGCACGGAGAAGGGCCTTACATCCGGCGGGGTCCGGGTACGGAACGTCGCTCTGCCCGTGCTCCAGCACGCGTACGCGATGTACTGCCTGGACGAACGCGGGATCGCCGCCCGCGCCCGGGAGGCCGTCTCCGTGTGGTGA
- a CDS encoding SDR family oxidoreductase: protein MSERPAQSQRYPGRTGDMSPEPRDEMRDYTGSGLLEGRRALVTGGDSGIGRATAVAFAKEGADVAITYLEEDDDARHTAGLVEAAGRRCVTFGGDMAEERHCREVVEHTVRDLGGLDVLVLHHGTQTPVKDLREIGVEQLRRTFAVNVFALFWTVQQALDHMGPGSSIVITGSINGLRGNKTLIDYSASKAAAMSLAECLAQNLMDREIRVNCVAPGPVWTPLIPATFDEERVEGFGQQAPMGRAADPDEIAPSYVFFASNRLSSYYTGQTLVPAGGEIHPG, encoded by the coding sequence ATGAGCGAGCGACCCGCACAGAGCCAGCGGTACCCCGGCCGCACCGGCGACATGTCCCCCGAACCGCGCGACGAGATGCGCGACTACACCGGCAGCGGTCTCCTGGAGGGCCGCCGCGCCCTCGTCACCGGCGGCGACTCCGGCATCGGGCGCGCCACCGCCGTCGCGTTCGCCAAGGAGGGCGCCGACGTCGCGATCACCTACCTGGAGGAGGACGACGACGCCCGGCACACCGCCGGCCTGGTCGAGGCCGCCGGGCGCCGCTGCGTCACGTTCGGCGGCGACATGGCCGAGGAGCGGCACTGCCGCGAGGTCGTCGAGCACACCGTCCGCGACCTCGGCGGGCTGGACGTGCTCGTCCTCCACCACGGCACCCAGACCCCGGTCAAGGACCTCCGCGAGATCGGCGTCGAGCAGCTCCGCAGGACGTTCGCCGTCAACGTCTTCGCGCTCTTCTGGACCGTGCAGCAGGCCCTCGACCACATGGGGCCGGGATCGTCCATCGTCATCACCGGCTCCATCAACGGCCTGCGCGGCAACAAGACCCTCATCGACTACTCCGCCAGCAAGGCCGCCGCGATGTCGCTGGCAGAGTGCCTCGCCCAGAACCTCATGGACCGCGAGATCCGCGTCAACTGCGTCGCCCCGGGGCCGGTCTGGACGCCCCTCATCCCCGCCACGTTCGACGAGGAACGCGTCGAGGGCTTCGGGCAGCAGGCACCGATGGGACGCGCCGCCGACCCCGACGAGATCGCGCCGTCCTACGTGTTCTTCGCCTCCAACCGCCTGTCGTCCTACTACACCGGGCAGACCCTGGTGCCCGCGGGCGGCGAGATCCACCCGGGCTGA
- a CDS encoding SDR family NAD(P)-dependent oxidoreductase, translating to MDLNGVSAVVSGGASGLGEATVRMLAAEGAKPVIADLNEDKGKALADEVGGVFVKTDVSDEAQVQAAVQAAVDTGKPLRVIVNSAGIGWASRTVNRDGSPHDLGAYETVIRVNLIGTFNLMRLGAAAISKTEPADEDGLRGVVINTASVAGIEGQTGQVAYSASKGGIIGMTLPAARDLSAIGVRVNTICPGIIDTPIYGEGEAAEAFKAKLAAPVPFPKRMGRASEFAHLVKALVENDYMNGETIRFDGGIRFQPK from the coding sequence ATGGACCTGAACGGAGTTTCCGCCGTCGTATCCGGTGGCGCGAGCGGGCTCGGTGAGGCCACCGTCCGCATGCTGGCCGCCGAGGGCGCCAAGCCGGTCATCGCCGACCTGAACGAGGACAAGGGCAAGGCCCTCGCCGACGAGGTCGGCGGCGTCTTCGTCAAGACGGACGTCTCGGACGAGGCCCAGGTGCAGGCCGCAGTCCAGGCCGCCGTCGACACCGGCAAGCCGCTGCGCGTGATCGTCAACAGCGCCGGCATCGGCTGGGCGTCGCGGACCGTGAACCGCGACGGCAGCCCGCACGACCTCGGCGCCTACGAGACCGTCATCCGGGTCAACCTGATCGGCACCTTCAACCTGATGCGCCTCGGCGCCGCCGCGATCTCCAAGACGGAGCCCGCCGACGAGGACGGCCTTCGCGGAGTGGTCATCAACACCGCGTCCGTCGCCGGGATCGAGGGCCAGACCGGCCAGGTCGCCTACTCGGCCTCCAAGGGCGGCATCATCGGCATGACGCTGCCCGCGGCGCGCGACCTCTCCGCGATCGGCGTCCGGGTCAACACCATCTGCCCGGGCATCATCGACACCCCGATCTACGGCGAGGGCGAGGCGGCGGAGGCGTTCAAGGCCAAGCTCGCCGCGCCGGTGCCGTTCCCGAAGCGGATGGGCCGGGCGTCGGAGTTCGCCCACCTCGTCAAGGCCCTGGTCGAGAACGACTACATGAACGGCGAGACCATCCGCTTCGACGGCGGTATCCGCTTCCAGCCGAAGTGA
- a CDS encoding crotonase/enoyl-CoA hydratase family protein produces MTDAVPSEGGRPPAPPEESAVLTEEDGAVLIITINRPEARNAVNGDVARGIAAAVEELDSRKDLSIGILTGAGGTFCSGMDLKGFLTGDNPIVEGRGFAGITERPAAKPLIAAVEGYALAGGCEVALACDMIVAARDAQFGLPEPKRGLVAGAGGLLRLPNRIPYHIAMEIALTGEKYPAERMAELGFVNRLTESGGALAAAKELALQVAENAPLALAATKKVIVESADWSSAEAWKKQQEIIMPVFASKDAQEGPAAFAEKRKPNWKGE; encoded by the coding sequence ATGACCGACGCTGTACCTTCCGAGGGGGGACGACCCCCCGCGCCCCCCGAGGAAAGCGCTGTTCTGACGGAAGAGGACGGCGCAGTCCTCATCATCACCATCAACCGTCCCGAGGCCCGCAACGCGGTCAACGGCGACGTGGCCCGCGGCATCGCCGCGGCGGTCGAGGAGCTCGACTCCCGCAAGGACCTGTCGATCGGCATCCTCACCGGCGCGGGCGGGACGTTCTGCTCCGGCATGGACCTCAAGGGCTTCCTGACGGGCGACAACCCGATCGTCGAGGGCCGCGGGTTCGCCGGGATCACCGAGCGTCCGGCGGCCAAGCCGCTGATCGCCGCCGTCGAGGGCTACGCGCTCGCGGGCGGCTGCGAGGTCGCGCTGGCCTGCGACATGATCGTCGCGGCGAGGGACGCCCAGTTCGGGCTGCCCGAGCCGAAGCGCGGGCTGGTCGCGGGCGCCGGCGGGCTGCTGCGGCTGCCGAACCGCATCCCGTACCACATCGCCATGGAGATCGCGCTCACCGGCGAGAAGTACCCGGCGGAGCGGATGGCCGAGCTCGGGTTCGTCAACCGGCTCACCGAGTCGGGTGGCGCGCTCGCGGCCGCCAAGGAGCTGGCCCTGCAGGTCGCCGAGAACGCCCCGCTGGCGCTCGCGGCGACCAAGAAGGTCATCGTGGAGTCCGCGGACTGGTCGTCGGCCGAGGCGTGGAAGAAGCAGCAGGAGATCATCATGCCTGTCTTCGCCTCCAAGGACGCCCAGGAGGGCCCGGCGGCCTTCGCCGAGAAGCGCAAGCCGAACTGGAAGGGCGAGTAG
- a CDS encoding N-acetylmuramoyl-L-alanine amidase, whose translation MDIISRAKWGARAPRSRSTVSWSQRREFIVHYSEGPTTQSVRSIQDFHMDGRGWADIGYNFLVDVSGRIYEGRGWLVVGAHAPDHNTSGIGVCMIGRDGDSTAAAKRSIRWLYDEAVRRAGRNLAKLGHRDVYATSCPGNELYAWVRAGMPADVGDDDMPEYVSVGMGEAQDFPPNTWVTIDWGREYSDGGRHHGDGGGPSFVVGPARYAFTANVRVEGLAAGTELQARAIEHPESGGSAAAGPLAEYVASNGATFVHYNVAADTVPDGHRVRFQVMHFGAETARITSGTAKAFAWPT comes from the coding sequence ATGGACATCATCAGCCGGGCGAAATGGGGCGCCCGGGCACCCCGATCGCGCAGCACGGTGAGCTGGTCGCAGCGCCGCGAGTTCATCGTGCACTACTCCGAAGGCCCCACGACCCAGTCGGTCCGGAGCATCCAGGACTTCCACATGGACGGCCGGGGCTGGGCGGACATCGGCTACAACTTCCTGGTCGACGTCAGCGGCCGGATCTACGAGGGCCGCGGATGGCTGGTCGTCGGAGCGCACGCCCCCGACCACAACACCTCCGGCATCGGGGTGTGCATGATCGGCCGCGACGGCGACTCCACCGCGGCCGCGAAGCGGTCCATCCGGTGGCTGTACGACGAGGCCGTCCGCCGGGCCGGGCGGAACCTGGCCAAGCTCGGGCACCGCGACGTGTACGCGACCAGCTGCCCCGGAAACGAGCTGTACGCGTGGGTCCGGGCCGGGATGCCCGCGGACGTCGGGGACGATGACATGCCGGAATACGTCTCCGTCGGGATGGGCGAGGCGCAGGACTTCCCGCCGAACACCTGGGTCACGATCGACTGGGGCCGCGAGTACTCCGACGGGGGCCGCCACCACGGGGACGGCGGCGGCCCGTCCTTCGTCGTCGGGCCCGCCCGCTACGCCTTCACCGCCAACGTCCGCGTCGAGGGCCTCGCCGCCGGAACCGAACTCCAGGCCCGCGCGATCGAGCACCCCGAGTCGGGCGGTTCGGCCGCCGCCGGCCCGCTCGCCGAGTACGTCGCGAGCAACGGCGCGACCTTCGTGCACTACAACGTCGCCGCGGACACCGTCCCCGACGGGCACAGGGTCCGTTTCCAGGTCATGCACTTCGGCGCCGAGACCGCCCGCATCACCTCCGGCACCGCCAAGGCCTTCGCCTGGCCCACCTGA
- a CDS encoding TetR/AcrR family transcriptional regulator: MARSPTGLRDRLLKSALRLFTQRGYRGTSLADIAADVGCSKASLLYHFTTKEAILAELLLPIAKEAAALDARLSALDDRDVVEAAVTGFVDLTLRFRLEIKLLFDNLADATSLPDLGVEGVEGLESRLVDAMAGRSSDPRDVAAAHVALGGVFVAGAATERLPFDDATLRDALTASALRAVGRAPA, translated from the coding sequence ATGGCCAGATCGCCCACCGGCCTCAGGGACAGGCTCCTGAAGTCGGCCCTCCGCTTGTTCACGCAGCGCGGCTACCGCGGGACGTCGCTCGCCGACATCGCCGCCGACGTCGGCTGTTCCAAGGCGTCGCTGCTGTACCACTTCACGACCAAGGAGGCGATCCTCGCGGAGCTGCTGCTCCCGATCGCCAAGGAGGCGGCCGCGCTGGACGCCCGCCTGAGCGCCCTCGACGACCGGGACGTCGTCGAGGCCGCCGTCACCGGATTCGTGGACCTCACCCTGCGGTTCCGCCTCGAGATCAAGCTCCTGTTCGACAACCTGGCCGACGCCACCTCGCTGCCCGACCTCGGCGTCGAGGGCGTCGAGGGCCTCGAGTCCCGGCTCGTCGACGCGATGGCGGGCCGCTCCTCCGACCCGCGGGACGTGGCGGCCGCCCACGTCGCGCTGGGCGGCGTGTTCGTGGCCGGCGCGGCGACCGAGCGGCTGCCGTTCGACGACGCGACGCTGCGCGACGCGCTGACGGCCAGCGCGCTGCGCGCCGTGGGCCGCGCTCCCGCCTGA
- a CDS encoding MMPL family transporter: MATLLYRLGRWCFGRRGLVLLVWLVLLGGLGGAAAAFSGPTTDEFRMPGTESQRAMDALEKRFPEATGASGTVVVAAPPGERLAPERVAPIVREAAAVPGVTAAVDPFQARSVSPDGRYALVQVQFADELPDLTDEQFTAFRKIAEGDHGDLRVEVGGEVVQERYGVAATEIIGVAVAAIVLVITFGSLVAAGMTLVNALVGVGVGMAGLYALSGVVSLNNATPVLALMLGLAVGIDYSLFITSRYRQNLMEGLEAREAAGRAIGTAGSAVVFAGATVVIALAGLSVVGIPFLTAMGLAAAGTVAVAVLVALTLLPAVLAFTGTKILSRRQRAGRGRGAAEGFGFRWGRLLTRMRLPVLLVGVLALGALALPVQDMRLALPDAGTAAEDSPQRKAYDLISEGFGPGFNGRLIAVVNGDTPAAARAAAQQAAGLIGGVEGVQAVAPPQFNRDGTTALVAVIPEGGPSDAVTEDAVHAVRDKVAGVEGAEIALTGVTALGIDISEKLAGVLPVYLLLVVGLSILLLMLVFRSVLVPLKAAAGFLLTVGATFGLTTAVFQQGHLASLVGVDVPGPLISFLPIIMIGILFGLAMDYEVFLVSKMREDFVHGDPPQRAMVNGLGQNARVVTAAALIMCAVFAGFVLTPDPIIKSIGFALAVGVFIDAFIVRMTLVPAVMSVLGRAAWWLPRWLDRVLPDLDVEGENLRRSLPEPAARPQEAAVSG; the protein is encoded by the coding sequence ATGGCGACCCTGCTGTACCGGCTGGGCCGTTGGTGCTTCGGGCGCCGCGGCCTGGTCCTCCTCGTCTGGCTGGTCCTGCTCGGCGGGCTCGGCGGGGCGGCGGCCGCGTTCAGCGGACCGACGACCGACGAGTTCCGCATGCCCGGCACCGAGTCGCAGCGCGCGATGGACGCCCTGGAGAAGCGGTTCCCGGAGGCGACCGGCGCGTCCGGCACCGTCGTCGTCGCGGCGCCGCCGGGCGAGAGGCTGGCGCCGGAGCGGGTCGCCCCGATCGTGCGGGAGGCCGCCGCCGTGCCCGGCGTGACCGCGGCCGTCGACCCGTTCCAGGCCAGGTCGGTCTCGCCCGACGGGCGGTACGCCCTCGTCCAGGTCCAGTTCGCCGACGAGCTGCCCGACCTCACCGACGAGCAGTTCACCGCCTTCCGGAAGATCGCCGAGGGCGACCACGGGGACCTGCGCGTCGAGGTCGGCGGCGAGGTCGTCCAGGAGCGGTACGGCGTCGCGGCCACCGAGATCATCGGCGTCGCCGTCGCCGCGATCGTGCTGGTCATCACCTTCGGGTCGCTCGTCGCCGCCGGGATGACCCTCGTCAACGCCCTGGTCGGCGTCGGGGTCGGGATGGCCGGGCTGTACGCGCTGTCCGGCGTCGTCAGCCTCAACAACGCCACGCCGGTGCTGGCCCTCATGCTGGGCCTCGCCGTCGGCATCGACTACTCGCTGTTCATCACCTCCCGGTACCGGCAGAACCTCATGGAGGGCCTGGAGGCGAGGGAGGCCGCCGGCCGCGCCATCGGCACCGCCGGGTCCGCCGTGGTGTTCGCCGGCGCCACCGTGGTGATCGCGCTCGCCGGGCTGTCGGTCGTCGGCATCCCGTTCCTGACCGCGATGGGCCTCGCGGCCGCCGGGACCGTCGCCGTCGCCGTCCTCGTCGCCCTGACGCTGCTGCCCGCCGTGCTGGCCTTCACCGGGACGAAGATCCTCTCCCGCCGGCAGCGCGCCGGGCGCGGCCGCGGCGCGGCGGAGGGCTTCGGGTTCCGCTGGGGACGCCTCCTCACCAGGATGCGGCTGCCCGTCCTTCTGGTCGGGGTGCTCGCCCTGGGCGCGCTCGCCCTGCCCGTCCAGGACATGCGGCTCGCGCTGCCCGACGCCGGCACCGCCGCCGAGGACTCCCCGCAGCGCAAGGCGTACGACCTGATCAGCGAGGGCTTCGGCCCCGGGTTCAACGGGCGCCTGATCGCCGTCGTCAACGGCGACACCCCCGCCGCCGCGCGCGCCGCGGCGCAGCAGGCGGCCGGGCTCATCGGCGGGGTCGAGGGCGTGCAGGCGGTCGCCCCGCCGCAGTTCAACCGGGACGGGACGACCGCGCTCGTCGCCGTGATCCCCGAGGGCGGCCCCAGCGACGCCGTCACCGAGGACGCCGTCCACGCCGTCCGCGACAAGGTGGCCGGGGTCGAGGGCGCGGAGATCGCGCTCACCGGCGTCACCGCGCTCGGCATCGACATCTCCGAGAAGCTCGCCGGCGTCCTGCCGGTCTACCTGCTCCTCGTGGTAGGGCTGTCAATCCTGCTGCTGATGCTGGTGTTCCGGTCCGTCCTGGTGCCGCTGAAGGCCGCCGCGGGCTTCCTGCTGACGGTCGGCGCGACGTTCGGCCTCACCACCGCCGTCTTCCAGCAGGGGCACCTCGCGTCCCTGGTCGGGGTCGATGTGCCCGGCCCGCTGATCAGCTTCCTGCCGATCATCATGATCGGCATCCTGTTCGGCCTCGCGATGGACTACGAGGTCTTCCTCGTCTCCAAGATGCGGGAGGACTTCGTGCACGGCGACCCGCCGCAGCGGGCGATGGTCAACGGGCTGGGCCAGAACGCCCGCGTGGTCACCGCCGCCGCGCTCATCATGTGCGCGGTGTTCGCCGGGTTCGTCCTCACCCCGGACCCGATCATCAAGTCGATCGGGTTCGCGCTGGCCGTCGGCGTGTTCATCGACGCGTTCATCGTCCGGATGACGCTCGTCCCGGCCGTGATGTCCGTGCTCGGCCGCGCCGCCTGGTGGCTTCCGCGGTGGCTGGACCGCGTCCTCCCCGACCTGGACGTCGAGGGAGAGAACCTGCGCCGCTCCCTGCCCGAGCCGGCCGCCCGCCCGCAGGAGGCCGCCGTCTCCGGCTAG